The following proteins come from a genomic window of Macadamia integrifolia cultivar HAES 741 chromosome 14, SCU_Mint_v3, whole genome shotgun sequence:
- the LOC122060883 gene encoding uncharacterized protein LOC122060883 isoform X1, translating to MEMEEGAKIRVVRCPKCDNLLTELPDYTVYQCGGCGAVLRAKKQISERAGSSNATSSSSRNENREVEIDNHGGAVEPIVLEEMNLNREELAKALMGKDVGEVKSQTGSASRPWGPGQIPDNRSSETKGLMGFQRTHGALVEDVRFSTLRYPDEGPSNYHRGSSYGYGEPVNNQSNLDGPSRVEYLEKDRAELLRKLDELKDQLSRSCDIAEKPKERVPVARRMDPLPPPPPPPPPSGPYRQGGWPLEGRLGSSRASMPSLAPDKHIPRPPYLNHGHEPIPLMNRHHVDMQQNFHPPLHTPNEIPGFGDPFGAQMLRRGPHQPAFKYSQRSSHEYFPGHHVDVDLDPMAIYPHNSLFDQAACSCFHCYNKHWQVPGQINPPVFSNRRYPDVPISSMVNHPETSVPFGSMGYNPRVFNPPMYPREPDDHARRPILLDSDMGGFNRGRPQRMVLENWNGRRLRPIAGGAPFITCRNCFELLRLPKKLLLMKRNERKVRCGSCSTVISVAVENKRLLLVCVPTETKQTPPEVHGGSSEVAKEGPTANGYTNETSVNSYSDEYDNSNYFKSTDPDHALLAEDQRLNLSESGKVHSQLSSSSSPSDDESSDSVITRREMSNTEDLSQRENVTPPVPGSPLQGHLDHPSSDHVVGKLEKGSRSKRLDQEKVVRQDSLKYASVATEMEVSFKEYSNTGMSQDSGEASKEEDQQGVSSGLESFFASLIRKSYRDSSKSNQTVENGKANVSINGHPIPDRLVRKAEKLAGPIHPGLFWYDFRAGFWGLMGQPCLGIIPPFIEEFNYPMPENCAGGNTGVFVNGRELHEKDLDLLAGRGLPTTRDKSYIIEISGRVVDEDSGEELDSLGKLAPTVEKAKRGFGMRGPKVAR from the exons ATGGAAATGGAGGAGGGAGCAAAAATCCGAGTGGTTCGTTGCCCTAAGTGCGATAATCTTCTGACGGAGCTCCCTGATTATACCGTCTACCAATGCGGTGGATGTGGTGCTGTTCTTCGAG CGAAGAAACAAATTTCTGAAAGAGCAGGTAGCTCGAAtgctacttcttcttcttccaggaaTGAAAATAGGGAGGTTGAGATTGATAATCATGGAGGAGCGGTTGAACCCATAGTGTTAGAAGAGATGAACTTGAATAGGGAAGAATTGGCTAAAGCCCTAATGGGGAAAGACGTTGGTGAAGTTAAATCCCAAACTGGAAGTGCGAGTAGGCCTTGGGGACCTGGGCAAATTCCTGATAATCGGAGCAGTGAGACAAAGGGGTTGATGGGGTTTCAGAGAACCCATGGAGCCTTGGTTGAAGATGTTAGATTTTCGACTCTTCGGTATCCTGATGAAGGTCCATCGAACTACCACCGGGGTTCTTCTTATGGCTATGGAGAGCCAGTAAATAACCAGAGCAACCTCGATGGACCTAGTAGAGTTGAGTACCTTGAGAAAGATCGAGCTGAACTGTTGAGAAAACTAGATGAGCTGAAAGATCAACTGAGTAGATCTTGTGATATAGCAGAGAAACCAAAAGAAAGGGTACCTGTGGCTAGGAGAATGgatcctcttcctcctcctcctcctcctcctcctccttcaggCCCTTACCGTCAAGGTGGTTGGCCTCTAGAGGGCCGGCTGGGATCAAGTAGAGCTTCCATGCCATCTCTTGCACCAGATAAACACATACCCAGGCCACCTTACCTTAATCATGGCCATGAACCTATTCCTTTGATGAATAGGCATCATGTTGATATGCAGCAGAATTTCCATCCTCCATTGCACACCCCAAATGAGATTCCTGGTTTCGGTGATCCATTTGGAGCCCAAATGCTCAGGAGAGGTCCTCATCAACCTGCCTTCAAATACTCTCAAAGGTCCTCTCATGAATACTTTCCTGGGCACCATGTGGATGTTGATTTGGATCCCATGGCAATATATCCGCATAATTCCTTATTTGATCAGGCTGCATGCTCTTGCTTTCATTGCTACAACAAACATTGGCAAGTTCCTGGGCAAATCAATCCTCCTGTTTTCAGCAATAGGAGGTACCCAGATGTTCCAATCAGTTCCATGGTCAACCATCCTGAAACTTCTGTTCCATTTGGTTCAATGGGTTATAATCCTAGAGTTTTTAATCCTCCCATGTATCCTCGTGAACCAGATGACCATGCAAGAAGGCCAATTCTACTTGATTCTGACATGGGTGGTTTTAATCGAGGCCGCCCACAAAGGATGGTGCTAGAAAATTGGAATGGACGCCGTTTACGCCCCATTGCTGGTGGTGCACCATTTATAACATGCCGCAATTGCTTTGAGTTGCTGCGACTACCTAAGAAACTTCTTTTAATGAAGAGGAATGAACGGAAAGTGCGGTGTGGTTCCTGCTCTACTGTAATCTCAGTTGCGGTTGAGAACAAGAGGCTGCTGCTTGTTTGTGTTCCCACTGAAACCAAACAAACTCCTCCAGAGGTCCATGGTGGTTCTAGCGAGGTAGCGAAAGAAGGCCCTACAGCTAATGGTTACACAAATGAGACTAGCGTGAACTCCTACTCTGATGAATATGATAACTCAAATTACTTCAAGTCTACAGATCCTGATCATGCTTTATTAGCAGAAGACCAGAGGTTGAACTTAAGTGAATCTGGGAAGGTGCATAGCCAgctttcttcatcttcaagtCCTTCTGATGATGAGAGCTCAGATAGTGTAATTACTAGGAGAGAGATGTCCAACACAGAAGACTTGTCTCAGAGAGAAAATGTGACTCCGCCAGTTCCAGGATCACCCCTTCAGGGGCATCTTGATCATCCTTCTTCTGATCATGTGGTGGGAAAATTAGAAAAGGGGAGCAGGAGTAAACGTTTGGATCAGGAGAAGGTGGTTAGGCAAGATTCTTTGAAATATGCATCAGTAGCTACTGAGATGGAGGTTTCATTCAAGGAGTATTCTAACACTGGGATGTCTCAGGATTCTGGGGAGGCAAGCAAAGAGGAAGATCAACAGGGGGTCAGCAGCGGACTTGAATCATTCTTTGCCAGCCTTATCAGGAAGAGCTATAGGGATTCATCTAAATCTAATCAAACAGTAGAGAATGGCAAAGCTAATGTGTCTATTAATGGACATCCTATTCCAGATCGTTTAGTCAGGAAGGCTGAAAAGCTAGCTGGACCTATTCATCCTGGCCTATTCTG GTATGACTTCCGAGCTGGATTTTGGGGTCTGATGGGTCAGCCTTGTCTTGGCATAATACCT CCATTTATTGAAGAGTTCAACTATCCAATGCCTGAAAACTGTGCTGGTGGAAATACTGGGGTTTTTGTGAATGGAAGAGAGCTTCATGAAAAAGATTTGGATTTACTTGCTGGCAGGGGACTCCCAACCACTAGAGATAAATCATATATTATTGAGATTTCTGGGAGAGTTGTGGATGAGGACTCTGGAGAAGAGCTTGATAGCCTCGGTAAACTTGCCCCAAC AGTTGAGAAGGCGAAGCGTGGATTTGGTATGCGGGGTCCAAAAGTGGCTCGGTAG
- the LOC122060883 gene encoding uncharacterized protein LOC122060883 isoform X3, whose protein sequence is MNLNREELAKALMGKDVGEVKSQTGSASRPWGPGQIPDNRSSETKGLMGFQRTHGALVEDVRFSTLRYPDEGPSNYHRGSSYGYGEPVNNQSNLDGPSRVEYLEKDRAELLRKLDELKDQLSRSCDIAEKPKERVPVARRMDPLPPPPPPPPPSGPYRQGGWPLEGRLGSSRASMPSLAPDKHIPRPPYLNHGHEPIPLMNRHHVDMQQNFHPPLHTPNEIPGFGDPFGAQMLRRGPHQPAFKYSQRSSHEYFPGHHVDVDLDPMAIYPHNSLFDQAACSCFHCYNKHWQVPGQINPPVFSNRRYPDVPISSMVNHPETSVPFGSMGYNPRVFNPPMYPREPDDHARRPILLDSDMGGFNRGRPQRMVLENWNGRRLRPIAGGAPFITCRNCFELLRLPKKLLLMKRNERKVRCGSCSTVISVAVENKRLLLVCVPTETKQTPPEVHGGSSEVAKEGPTANGYTNETSVNSYSDEYDNSNYFKSTDPDHALLAEDQRLNLSESGKVHSQLSSSSSPSDDESSDSVITRREMSNTEDLSQRENVTPPVPGSPLQGHLDHPSSDHVVGKLEKGSRSKRLDQEKVVRQDSLKYASVATEMEVSFKEYSNTGMSQDSGEASKEEDQQGVSSGLESFFASLIRKSYRDSSKSNQTVENGKANVSINGHPIPDRLVRKAEKLAGPIHPGLFWYDFRAGFWGLMGQPCLGIIPPFIEEFNYPMPENCAGGNTGVFVNGRELHEKDLDLLAGRGLPTTRDKSYIIEISGRVVDEDSGEELDSLGKLAPTVEKAKRGFGMRGPKVAR, encoded by the exons ATGAACTTGAATAGGGAAGAATTGGCTAAAGCCCTAATGGGGAAAGACGTTGGTGAAGTTAAATCCCAAACTGGAAGTGCGAGTAGGCCTTGGGGACCTGGGCAAATTCCTGATAATCGGAGCAGTGAGACAAAGGGGTTGATGGGGTTTCAGAGAACCCATGGAGCCTTGGTTGAAGATGTTAGATTTTCGACTCTTCGGTATCCTGATGAAGGTCCATCGAACTACCACCGGGGTTCTTCTTATGGCTATGGAGAGCCAGTAAATAACCAGAGCAACCTCGATGGACCTAGTAGAGTTGAGTACCTTGAGAAAGATCGAGCTGAACTGTTGAGAAAACTAGATGAGCTGAAAGATCAACTGAGTAGATCTTGTGATATAGCAGAGAAACCAAAAGAAAGGGTACCTGTGGCTAGGAGAATGgatcctcttcctcctcctcctcctcctcctcctccttcaggCCCTTACCGTCAAGGTGGTTGGCCTCTAGAGGGCCGGCTGGGATCAAGTAGAGCTTCCATGCCATCTCTTGCACCAGATAAACACATACCCAGGCCACCTTACCTTAATCATGGCCATGAACCTATTCCTTTGATGAATAGGCATCATGTTGATATGCAGCAGAATTTCCATCCTCCATTGCACACCCCAAATGAGATTCCTGGTTTCGGTGATCCATTTGGAGCCCAAATGCTCAGGAGAGGTCCTCATCAACCTGCCTTCAAATACTCTCAAAGGTCCTCTCATGAATACTTTCCTGGGCACCATGTGGATGTTGATTTGGATCCCATGGCAATATATCCGCATAATTCCTTATTTGATCAGGCTGCATGCTCTTGCTTTCATTGCTACAACAAACATTGGCAAGTTCCTGGGCAAATCAATCCTCCTGTTTTCAGCAATAGGAGGTACCCAGATGTTCCAATCAGTTCCATGGTCAACCATCCTGAAACTTCTGTTCCATTTGGTTCAATGGGTTATAATCCTAGAGTTTTTAATCCTCCCATGTATCCTCGTGAACCAGATGACCATGCAAGAAGGCCAATTCTACTTGATTCTGACATGGGTGGTTTTAATCGAGGCCGCCCACAAAGGATGGTGCTAGAAAATTGGAATGGACGCCGTTTACGCCCCATTGCTGGTGGTGCACCATTTATAACATGCCGCAATTGCTTTGAGTTGCTGCGACTACCTAAGAAACTTCTTTTAATGAAGAGGAATGAACGGAAAGTGCGGTGTGGTTCCTGCTCTACTGTAATCTCAGTTGCGGTTGAGAACAAGAGGCTGCTGCTTGTTTGTGTTCCCACTGAAACCAAACAAACTCCTCCAGAGGTCCATGGTGGTTCTAGCGAGGTAGCGAAAGAAGGCCCTACAGCTAATGGTTACACAAATGAGACTAGCGTGAACTCCTACTCTGATGAATATGATAACTCAAATTACTTCAAGTCTACAGATCCTGATCATGCTTTATTAGCAGAAGACCAGAGGTTGAACTTAAGTGAATCTGGGAAGGTGCATAGCCAgctttcttcatcttcaagtCCTTCTGATGATGAGAGCTCAGATAGTGTAATTACTAGGAGAGAGATGTCCAACACAGAAGACTTGTCTCAGAGAGAAAATGTGACTCCGCCAGTTCCAGGATCACCCCTTCAGGGGCATCTTGATCATCCTTCTTCTGATCATGTGGTGGGAAAATTAGAAAAGGGGAGCAGGAGTAAACGTTTGGATCAGGAGAAGGTGGTTAGGCAAGATTCTTTGAAATATGCATCAGTAGCTACTGAGATGGAGGTTTCATTCAAGGAGTATTCTAACACTGGGATGTCTCAGGATTCTGGGGAGGCAAGCAAAGAGGAAGATCAACAGGGGGTCAGCAGCGGACTTGAATCATTCTTTGCCAGCCTTATCAGGAAGAGCTATAGGGATTCATCTAAATCTAATCAAACAGTAGAGAATGGCAAAGCTAATGTGTCTATTAATGGACATCCTATTCCAGATCGTTTAGTCAGGAAGGCTGAAAAGCTAGCTGGACCTATTCATCCTGGCCTATTCTG GTATGACTTCCGAGCTGGATTTTGGGGTCTGATGGGTCAGCCTTGTCTTGGCATAATACCT CCATTTATTGAAGAGTTCAACTATCCAATGCCTGAAAACTGTGCTGGTGGAAATACTGGGGTTTTTGTGAATGGAAGAGAGCTTCATGAAAAAGATTTGGATTTACTTGCTGGCAGGGGACTCCCAACCACTAGAGATAAATCATATATTATTGAGATTTCTGGGAGAGTTGTGGATGAGGACTCTGGAGAAGAGCTTGATAGCCTCGGTAAACTTGCCCCAAC AGTTGAGAAGGCGAAGCGTGGATTTGGTATGCGGGGTCCAAAAGTGGCTCGGTAG
- the LOC122060883 gene encoding uncharacterized protein LOC122060883 isoform X2: protein MEMEEGAKIRVVRCPKCDNLLTELPDYTVYQCGGCGAVLRAKKQISERAGSSNATSSSSRNENREVEIDNHGGAVEPIVLEEMNLNREELAKALMGKDVGEVKSQTGSASRPWGPGQIPDNRSSETKGLMGFQRTHGALVEDVRFSTLRYPDEGPSNYHRGSSYGYGEPVNNQSNLDGPSRVEYLEKDRAELLRKLDELKDQLSRSCDIAEKPKERVPVARRMDPLPPPPPPPPPSGPYRQGGWPLEGRLGSSRASMPSLAPDKHIPRPPYLNHGHEPIPLMNRHHVDMQQNFHPPLHTPNEIPGFGDPFGAQMLRRGPHQPAFKYSQRSSHEYFPGHHVDVDLDPMAIYPHNSLFDQAACSCFHCYNKHWQVPGQINPPVFSNRRYPDVPISSMVNHPETSVPFGSMGYNPRVFNPPMYPREPDDHARRPILLDSDMGGFNRGRPQRMVLENWNGRRLRPIAGGAPFITCRNCFELLRLPKKLLLMKRNERKVRCGSCSTVISVAVENKRLLLVCVPTETKQTPPEVHGGSSEVAKEGPTANGYTNETSVNSYSDEYDNSNYFKSTDPDHALLAEDQRLNLSESGKVHSQLSSSSSPSDDESSDSVITRREMSNTEDLSQRENVTPPVPGSPLQGHLDHPSSDHVVGKLEKGSRSKRLDQEKDSGEASKEEDQQGVSSGLESFFASLIRKSYRDSSKSNQTVENGKANVSINGHPIPDRLVRKAEKLAGPIHPGLFWYDFRAGFWGLMGQPCLGIIPPFIEEFNYPMPENCAGGNTGVFVNGRELHEKDLDLLAGRGLPTTRDKSYIIEISGRVVDEDSGEELDSLGKLAPTVEKAKRGFGMRGPKVAR, encoded by the exons ATGGAAATGGAGGAGGGAGCAAAAATCCGAGTGGTTCGTTGCCCTAAGTGCGATAATCTTCTGACGGAGCTCCCTGATTATACCGTCTACCAATGCGGTGGATGTGGTGCTGTTCTTCGAG CGAAGAAACAAATTTCTGAAAGAGCAGGTAGCTCGAAtgctacttcttcttcttccaggaaTGAAAATAGGGAGGTTGAGATTGATAATCATGGAGGAGCGGTTGAACCCATAGTGTTAGAAGAGATGAACTTGAATAGGGAAGAATTGGCTAAAGCCCTAATGGGGAAAGACGTTGGTGAAGTTAAATCCCAAACTGGAAGTGCGAGTAGGCCTTGGGGACCTGGGCAAATTCCTGATAATCGGAGCAGTGAGACAAAGGGGTTGATGGGGTTTCAGAGAACCCATGGAGCCTTGGTTGAAGATGTTAGATTTTCGACTCTTCGGTATCCTGATGAAGGTCCATCGAACTACCACCGGGGTTCTTCTTATGGCTATGGAGAGCCAGTAAATAACCAGAGCAACCTCGATGGACCTAGTAGAGTTGAGTACCTTGAGAAAGATCGAGCTGAACTGTTGAGAAAACTAGATGAGCTGAAAGATCAACTGAGTAGATCTTGTGATATAGCAGAGAAACCAAAAGAAAGGGTACCTGTGGCTAGGAGAATGgatcctcttcctcctcctcctcctcctcctcctccttcaggCCCTTACCGTCAAGGTGGTTGGCCTCTAGAGGGCCGGCTGGGATCAAGTAGAGCTTCCATGCCATCTCTTGCACCAGATAAACACATACCCAGGCCACCTTACCTTAATCATGGCCATGAACCTATTCCTTTGATGAATAGGCATCATGTTGATATGCAGCAGAATTTCCATCCTCCATTGCACACCCCAAATGAGATTCCTGGTTTCGGTGATCCATTTGGAGCCCAAATGCTCAGGAGAGGTCCTCATCAACCTGCCTTCAAATACTCTCAAAGGTCCTCTCATGAATACTTTCCTGGGCACCATGTGGATGTTGATTTGGATCCCATGGCAATATATCCGCATAATTCCTTATTTGATCAGGCTGCATGCTCTTGCTTTCATTGCTACAACAAACATTGGCAAGTTCCTGGGCAAATCAATCCTCCTGTTTTCAGCAATAGGAGGTACCCAGATGTTCCAATCAGTTCCATGGTCAACCATCCTGAAACTTCTGTTCCATTTGGTTCAATGGGTTATAATCCTAGAGTTTTTAATCCTCCCATGTATCCTCGTGAACCAGATGACCATGCAAGAAGGCCAATTCTACTTGATTCTGACATGGGTGGTTTTAATCGAGGCCGCCCACAAAGGATGGTGCTAGAAAATTGGAATGGACGCCGTTTACGCCCCATTGCTGGTGGTGCACCATTTATAACATGCCGCAATTGCTTTGAGTTGCTGCGACTACCTAAGAAACTTCTTTTAATGAAGAGGAATGAACGGAAAGTGCGGTGTGGTTCCTGCTCTACTGTAATCTCAGTTGCGGTTGAGAACAAGAGGCTGCTGCTTGTTTGTGTTCCCACTGAAACCAAACAAACTCCTCCAGAGGTCCATGGTGGTTCTAGCGAGGTAGCGAAAGAAGGCCCTACAGCTAATGGTTACACAAATGAGACTAGCGTGAACTCCTACTCTGATGAATATGATAACTCAAATTACTTCAAGTCTACAGATCCTGATCATGCTTTATTAGCAGAAGACCAGAGGTTGAACTTAAGTGAATCTGGGAAGGTGCATAGCCAgctttcttcatcttcaagtCCTTCTGATGATGAGAGCTCAGATAGTGTAATTACTAGGAGAGAGATGTCCAACACAGAAGACTTGTCTCAGAGAGAAAATGTGACTCCGCCAGTTCCAGGATCACCCCTTCAGGGGCATCTTGATCATCCTTCTTCTGATCATGTGGTGGGAAAATTAGAAAAGGGGAGCAGGAGTAAACGTTTGGATCAGGAGAAG GATTCTGGGGAGGCAAGCAAAGAGGAAGATCAACAGGGGGTCAGCAGCGGACTTGAATCATTCTTTGCCAGCCTTATCAGGAAGAGCTATAGGGATTCATCTAAATCTAATCAAACAGTAGAGAATGGCAAAGCTAATGTGTCTATTAATGGACATCCTATTCCAGATCGTTTAGTCAGGAAGGCTGAAAAGCTAGCTGGACCTATTCATCCTGGCCTATTCTG GTATGACTTCCGAGCTGGATTTTGGGGTCTGATGGGTCAGCCTTGTCTTGGCATAATACCT CCATTTATTGAAGAGTTCAACTATCCAATGCCTGAAAACTGTGCTGGTGGAAATACTGGGGTTTTTGTGAATGGAAGAGAGCTTCATGAAAAAGATTTGGATTTACTTGCTGGCAGGGGACTCCCAACCACTAGAGATAAATCATATATTATTGAGATTTCTGGGAGAGTTGTGGATGAGGACTCTGGAGAAGAGCTTGATAGCCTCGGTAAACTTGCCCCAAC AGTTGAGAAGGCGAAGCGTGGATTTGGTATGCGGGGTCCAAAAGTGGCTCGGTAG